The genomic DNA GATAAAGAAGGTTTTTTACGCTCTAATCGTTCGTTAACACAAACTGTTGGTCGTGCAGCCAGACACTTAAATGGTAAAGCTATTATGTATGCAGATAAAATTACTAAAAGCATGCAATCAACCATTGATGAAACCGAATATAGGCGTGCTAAACAAATAAAGTACAATACAGATAATAACCTTACTCCTAAAGCGCTTAATAAAAGTTTAGACAATGTTTTATCTAAAAACTCTGTAAGTACTTATAGTTACGAATTAGAAGCTGCACGAGCTGCAGAACCTGAAAGCGAATACTTAACTAAAGCAGAATTAGAAAAGAAAATTAGAGAAAAAAGAAAACTAATGGAAAAAGCTGCAAAAGCTTTAGACTTTATTATCGCAGCTCAATTACGTGACGAAATAAAAGTATACCAAGGAAAATTAGAAGAATTAAAAGCTTAAATATGGCGTTAAAAAATGTACCAATTGTAGTTAAACAAGAATGTAATACTACAGTAGAAAAACTATGGGAGGCAATTACAAATCCAGAGTTAATGCGCCAGTGGTATTTTAATAACATTCCAGATTTTAAAGCCAAGGTTGGATTTTCAACAAAATTTATAGTAAAAACCAATACTCGAGTTTTTCCGCATATATGGAAAGTAACAGAAGTTGTACCTTTAAAAAAGTTAAGTTATAACTGGAACTTTGAAGGCTATAAAGGCAGCTCTATTTCTACTTTTGAAATACATAGTATCAATAACAAACCAGTTTTAACACTTACCGCTATAGTTCTTGATAAGTTTCCAGAAGATATTCCAGAATTTAAAAGAGAAAGTGGATTATCGGGATGGAATTATTTAATAAAAGAAAGCCTAGTTGCGTTTTTAAAAAAGTAAATATTACTTAATTATATTGTACTTTAAATATATCAATAAGTACTTCTGCTGGAACCATCATATCTGGAAAACCTTCCATTAAATACAGTACGCGTGTTATAGACTCATGGTTTAAGCC from Lacinutrix sp. 5H-3-7-4 includes the following:
- a CDS encoding SRPBCC domain-containing protein, with amino-acid sequence MALKNVPIVVKQECNTTVEKLWEAITNPELMRQWYFNNIPDFKAKVGFSTKFIVKTNTRVFPHIWKVTEVVPLKKLSYNWNFEGYKGSSISTFEIHSINNKPVLTLTAIVLDKFPEDIPEFKRESGLSGWNYLIKESLVAFLKK